In Desulfosediminicola ganghwensis, a single window of DNA contains:
- a CDS encoding glucose-1-phosphate adenylyltransferase family protein gives MLKTTTLAMILAGGRVDELDVLTYGRPKSALPFGGFGRVIDFPLSNLMNSEIEQVAILSQYHSYSLINHIGTGAAWDMLGRHRGISILPPFIGSTHKDWYRGSADAVHKNIDFVQFHDPEHILILSGDHIYHMDYDHMIRYHQERDADLTMALIHISPEEAHRFGVATISDEDGARGGRVLEYWEKPESSQAEWASLTVFCFKPQVLYQMLQFNQGQRSFEFGRDIIPYMMRAGYKIYGYKFCGYWGYTRTVNEYWQSNMDLLGEKPLIDIENWGFRTNLDHRDIRDFQPTIVGDYGTVTNSLIYNGCRIEGTVRNSVLFPGVEIGRNTLVEDSVLFFNNVVGHNCTLTKVVADVNTYYGDHVQIGAGGKSSGVTVIGWNNDVPDQTTIGHGATIWPELNDACWKKKVKAGEVLR, from the coding sequence ATGCTGAAAACGACCACCCTGGCCATGATCCTTGCAGGAGGCAGGGTCGACGAACTCGACGTCCTAACCTACGGTCGGCCGAAATCCGCGCTGCCGTTCGGTGGGTTCGGCAGGGTTATAGACTTCCCGTTAAGTAACCTGATGAACTCAGAAATTGAGCAGGTTGCCATCCTCAGTCAATATCACAGTTACTCCCTCATCAATCATATCGGCACAGGCGCAGCCTGGGATATGCTTGGCCGTCACCGCGGTATCTCCATTCTGCCGCCATTCATCGGTTCCACCCATAAGGATTGGTACCGGGGTTCCGCCGACGCGGTGCATAAAAACATCGACTTCGTACAGTTCCACGACCCCGAGCACATCCTCATTCTTTCCGGCGATCATATTTATCATATGGATTACGATCATATGATCCGCTACCATCAAGAGCGGGATGCAGACCTGACAATGGCATTGATTCACATCAGTCCGGAAGAGGCTCACCGTTTCGGGGTTGCGACAATTTCCGATGAGGATGGGGCCCGGGGTGGTCGGGTGCTGGAGTATTGGGAAAAGCCTGAGAGCTCCCAGGCGGAATGGGCTTCACTGACGGTGTTCTGCTTCAAACCGCAGGTATTGTATCAGATGCTCCAATTTAATCAGGGGCAGAGGTCGTTCGAATTTGGTCGCGACATCATTCCATATATGATGCGGGCAGGGTACAAAATCTATGGCTACAAGTTCTGCGGCTATTGGGGGTATACACGCACGGTTAATGAATACTGGCAGTCAAACATGGATCTGTTGGGAGAAAAGCCCTTGATCGATATCGAGAACTGGGGATTTCGCACTAACCTCGATCATCGGGATATCCGTGATTTTCAGCCGACGATAGTCGGTGATTACGGCACAGTAACTAACAGTCTGATCTACAACGGCTGCCGCATAGAAGGCACGGTTCGAAACTCCGTTCTTTTTCCAGGCGTGGAGATAGGTCGCAATACCCTGGTAGAAGATTCGGTATTGTTCTTTAACAATGTGGTTGGCCATAACTGCACCCTGACCAAGGTGGTGGCGGATGTGAACACCTATTACGGTGATCATGTACAGATCGGTGCAGGAGGAAAATCCAGCGGGGTTACAGTCATTGGATGGAATAACGACGTACCCGATCAGACTACAATCGGTCACGGAGCCACCATCTGGCCTGAGCTGAATGATGCATGCTGGAAAAAGAAGGTGAAGGCTGGGGAGGTGCTTCGATGA
- a CDS encoding DHH family phosphoesterase — protein MAKNHKKRNGCTDRFASWGTAKDKLDAFWAIFDKDDSVLVIINADPDALASGMAIKRLLRYRVKNVVIAHPNEIRRMNNVSMVERLKIPLERLGNVKIGDFNKTVMVDSQPSHLPCFEKMQIDVIIDHHPVSGEWDAPIIDIRPEYGATATMMVEYLRAAGMKPSVALATALFYAIKVDTQNFEKKSLLADGNAFRYLFDIANRNLVRKFELTDLRKSELKYFNIALQSLKYSKRRYYSHVGKVRSPDVLVIIADFLNHVGEIDWVFVSGYHGEKLVVIFRCDGYRKSAGKLASKVFGEVGSAGGHKEAARAEVPLKNLDLGDKEFTSASLKRYITRHI, from the coding sequence ATGGCTAAAAACCACAAGAAGAGGAATGGCTGTACCGACAGGTTCGCCAGTTGGGGCACAGCAAAAGATAAACTGGATGCATTCTGGGCCATTTTTGATAAAGATGATTCTGTTCTGGTTATCATAAATGCAGATCCCGATGCACTGGCCAGTGGCATGGCCATAAAAAGATTGCTTAGGTATCGGGTGAAAAACGTCGTGATCGCCCATCCCAATGAGATCCGGCGTATGAATAATGTCTCCATGGTGGAGCGGTTGAAAATTCCGCTTGAGCGCCTTGGCAATGTCAAAATTGGAGACTTCAATAAAACTGTAATGGTCGACTCTCAGCCAAGTCACCTGCCGTGTTTTGAGAAGATGCAGATTGATGTAATCATCGATCATCATCCGGTAAGTGGTGAGTGGGATGCGCCAATTATAGACATTCGTCCGGAGTATGGTGCAACAGCTACCATGATGGTCGAATATCTCCGTGCCGCCGGTATGAAACCATCGGTTGCTCTAGCAACTGCCTTGTTTTACGCAATAAAGGTTGATACCCAGAATTTTGAGAAGAAATCACTGCTTGCGGACGGCAATGCATTTCGATATCTTTTTGATATAGCTAACCGTAACCTGGTACGAAAATTCGAGCTTACCGACCTGCGCAAGTCAGAACTGAAATATTTCAATATAGCTCTTCAGTCTTTGAAATACTCCAAGCGACGTTACTATTCGCATGTCGGTAAGGTTCGCAGCCCTGATGTGCTGGTGATTATCGCCGATTTCCTCAACCACGTTGGAGAGATCGACTGGGTTTTTGTTTCAGGCTATCATGGCGAGAAGCTGGTGGTTATCTTCCGTTGCGACGGCTATCGAAAATCCGCGGGAAAACTTGCCAGCAAGGTTTTCGGTGAAGTTGGTTCAGCAGGTGGCCACAAAGAGGCCGCCCGGGCAGAGGTGCCGCTGAAGAACCTCGATCTCGGTGACAAGGAGTTTACCTCTGCGAGTTTGAAAAGATATATTACGCGTCATATATAG
- the crcB gene encoding fluoride efflux transporter CrcB, which produces MKNILAIALGGSIGSIGRYFIALAAARVGGNFPLGTFVANVCGCLFIGFFWSWFDRVEISHEFRLFLFTGFLGGFTTFSTYARESVQFFRAGESAHAIAYLIASNIVGLAFVFAGFLLAEKYIRL; this is translated from the coding sequence ATGAAAAACATACTCGCAATTGCTCTCGGCGGCTCAATAGGTTCAATTGGGCGGTACTTTATTGCTTTAGCGGCTGCCCGAGTTGGTGGTAACTTCCCCTTAGGAACCTTCGTGGCCAACGTATGCGGTTGCCTGTTCATAGGTTTTTTCTGGAGCTGGTTTGACAGAGTTGAGATCAGTCACGAATTCCGACTGTTTCTCTTTACCGGTTTTCTCGGCGGATTCACTACCTTTTCAACCTATGCTCGTGAGAGTGTTCAATTCTTCCGTGCAGGTGAATCAGCACATGCCATAGCCTATCTTATCGCCAGCAATATCGTCGGACTGGCCTTCGTATTTGCCGGATTCCTGTTGGCTGAAAAATACATCCGACTCTAA
- a CDS encoding LptF/LptG family permease yields MKLLDKYLLKQFSKYFLTVTSGFVALYLLVDFIEKFDRFTSAGKSLGLALKFFLLNIPFIIDQLGPILILLSGIISLGILNHTNELTALKAGGIPLRKIIKPLILGGLGITGLLLASAQWLLPYTISTTNEIWHEQVGGKVPLGIYRNGRYYYRGVEGFYSFEWPNSQKLVFRHFSYSRWNSEYNVEALITAKYAKWHPQKDKWILDVVQVQEINDKGKYVIQNMNHWEVHLPEDPHDFLVPEYESAEQSLTQLYHATTTQDTADLTNRARTDFFSRISYILLGMPLLLLGMPMLLASYQKWGRDLSVAIPASCGMAFFVWGIWGALQSLAGAGYIPPIFAASTIHLIFVSIGIFLLYRQNQ; encoded by the coding sequence GTGAAATTACTCGACAAATACCTCCTTAAACAGTTCAGCAAATACTTCCTTACAGTTACCTCCGGCTTTGTTGCGCTCTATCTGCTCGTAGACTTTATTGAAAAGTTCGACCGATTCACCAGTGCAGGCAAATCACTTGGTCTAGCCCTTAAGTTCTTTTTGCTGAATATTCCTTTTATCATCGATCAACTTGGTCCTATTCTGATTCTTCTCTCGGGAATTATCAGCCTTGGAATTCTTAATCACACCAACGAGCTTACAGCTCTGAAAGCCGGCGGCATCCCTCTTCGTAAAATTATTAAGCCACTTATTTTGGGCGGGCTTGGGATTACAGGCCTGCTACTCGCCTCTGCGCAGTGGCTGCTGCCCTATACCATTTCTACCACGAACGAGATCTGGCACGAACAGGTTGGCGGCAAGGTACCTCTTGGTATCTACCGCAACGGCCGCTATTATTATCGAGGTGTGGAAGGTTTCTACTCTTTCGAGTGGCCCAATTCACAGAAACTGGTTTTTCGCCACTTTTCCTATTCCCGTTGGAATTCTGAATATAACGTCGAGGCACTGATTACCGCCAAGTACGCCAAGTGGCATCCCCAAAAAGACAAGTGGATACTCGATGTAGTCCAGGTTCAGGAGATTAATGACAAAGGCAAATATGTGATTCAAAATATGAATCACTGGGAAGTTCACTTACCTGAAGACCCGCATGACTTCCTGGTACCTGAATATGAGTCGGCCGAACAATCATTGACGCAGCTCTATCATGCGACAACCACCCAGGACACAGCCGATCTCACAAACCGCGCCAGGACCGATTTTTTCAGCCGTATCTCCTATATCCTGCTTGGGATGCCATTGTTGCTGCTGGGTATGCCCATGCTGCTCGCCTCCTACCAGAAATGGGGCCGTGATCTCTCAGTGGCGATCCCTGCCAGTTGCGGTATGGCCTTTTTTGTCTGGGGCATCTGGGGCGCGCTGCAGTCCCTGGCCGGTGCAGGCTATATCCCACCAATCTTTGCCGCTTCGACCATCCATCTGATATTTGTCAGTATAGGAATTTTCCTGCTCTACCGGCAAAATCAGTAA
- a CDS encoding DUF362 domain-containing protein: MYSVRNTICNRVYSTAIARDHGNVQRSVDRLLAETDLADRLKAVTTVLIKPNLVEALEPPITTPVALIEALVCHLRAISPHLEIMVGEGTGSTDYDTYHCFETLGYTGMAAKQGIELVDLNPLPSTRLADKRCRRWPEMYLPKLLDDIFLLSVPVLKAHSLAGVTLTMKNMMGCAPPEHYQQGGHWGKSSFHERMQESVFDLNCYRTPDFTLMDATVGMSQAHLWGPHCDPPVGRIVASADPVSIDMYGCQLLGKDWRQIDHIAMAHVLRDSQEEYELVEV, translated from the coding sequence ATGTATTCTGTTCGCAACACCATTTGCAATAGAGTGTACTCAACAGCTATTGCCAGAGACCACGGGAACGTGCAGCGCAGTGTCGACAGGCTGCTTGCCGAAACCGATCTGGCTGACAGGCTAAAGGCTGTTACCACAGTTCTTATTAAACCCAACCTGGTCGAGGCACTCGAGCCACCTATCACTACGCCGGTTGCACTGATTGAAGCTCTGGTGTGTCATCTGAGAGCCATTTCACCTCACCTCGAAATTATGGTTGGTGAAGGTACCGGCTCTACTGATTACGACACGTACCATTGTTTCGAGACCCTCGGCTACACCGGGATGGCCGCCAAGCAAGGGATAGAGCTTGTTGACCTCAACCCTCTCCCTTCAACCAGACTCGCCGATAAGCGCTGCCGTCGGTGGCCTGAAATGTACCTGCCCAAACTGCTTGATGATATCTTTCTGTTATCTGTTCCGGTGCTCAAGGCTCACTCTCTTGCCGGGGTCACCCTGACCATGAAAAACATGATGGGATGCGCTCCACCTGAGCATTATCAGCAAGGCGGACATTGGGGAAAGTCATCATTCCATGAACGCATGCAGGAATCCGTTTTTGACCTTAACTGCTACCGCACACCGGACTTCACCCTCATGGACGCAACTGTCGGCATGAGCCAGGCCCATCTCTGGGGCCCCCATTGCGACCCACCTGTTGGCAGAATTGTCGCATCTGCTGATCCTGTTTCTATTGATATGTATGGTTGTCAACTGCTGGGGAAAGACTGGCGACAAATCGATCATATCGCCATGGCGCATGTATTACGGGACAGCCAGGAAGAGTATGAATTAGTGGAAGTATAA
- a CDS encoding FKBP-type peptidyl-prolyl cis-trans isomerase encodes MKRIIALFAACVVSVPVMLFAQEAAEKPKLETFSQKLSYAMGSDVGRYFNNLGDDIDFESLVRGITDGFSDAELAMNPEEIVTVQKEFGARLQAKQMAELEAMKQKNLESGQAYLEENKKNDGVVVTDSGLQYQFITKGDGPMPKLADQVKVDYVGSLIDGTEFDSSIAHGEPIVFAVNQVIPGWKEAMQLIPVGSKVRLVIPSELAYGEQGVMPRIEPNSVLVFEVELLSIEPMVEEVPVEAVPEQLPAS; translated from the coding sequence ATGAAACGAATAATCGCGCTTTTTGCCGCCTGTGTCGTATCAGTTCCGGTGATGCTGTTTGCCCAGGAGGCAGCAGAAAAGCCGAAACTCGAGACTTTTTCTCAAAAATTAAGCTATGCCATGGGTAGTGATGTAGGTCGCTATTTTAATAATCTCGGGGATGATATCGACTTTGAAAGTCTGGTTCGCGGTATCACTGACGGTTTTTCCGATGCCGAACTTGCCATGAATCCCGAAGAAATTGTTACAGTTCAAAAAGAGTTCGGTGCCAGGCTGCAGGCCAAGCAAATGGCTGAACTCGAGGCAATGAAACAGAAAAACCTGGAGAGTGGTCAAGCCTATCTCGAGGAGAATAAAAAGAACGATGGTGTGGTCGTAACTGATTCCGGCCTCCAGTACCAGTTTATCACCAAAGGTGATGGACCTATGCCCAAGCTTGCCGACCAGGTCAAGGTAGATTACGTGGGCAGTCTCATTGATGGTACCGAGTTTGATAGCTCCATTGCCCACGGTGAACCAATCGTGTTTGCTGTAAACCAGGTAATTCCTGGTTGGAAAGAGGCGATGCAGCTGATCCCGGTTGGCTCCAAGGTGCGCCTTGTTATTCCTTCCGAGCTTGCCTATGGTGAGCAGGGTGTGATGCCAAGAATCGAGCCAAACTCCGTGCTGGTATTTGAGGTTGAGTTGCTTTCTATCGAGCCTATGGTCGAGGAAGTTCCCGTTGAGGCGGTGCCGGAGCAGTTGCCTGCCAGCTAA
- a CDS encoding Smr/MutS family protein, protein MESALRQLQVAIREARNGEIQALTVIHGYGSSGKGGAIRRECRKTLDYMCSHGQLSSYVSGEDFHKNNGVVKDLLNRYPQLRLNKNLNRRNQGITVIII, encoded by the coding sequence GTGGAGAGTGCTCTACGTCAGTTGCAGGTGGCCATACGAGAGGCGAGAAATGGTGAAATACAGGCGCTGACGGTCATCCATGGTTACGGCTCTTCCGGCAAGGGCGGGGCCATTCGCCGGGAATGTCGCAAAACTCTCGATTATATGTGTAGCCACGGTCAGCTCAGCAGTTATGTTTCCGGAGAGGATTTTCATAAAAATAACGGAGTGGTAAAAGACCTGCTCAACCGTTACCCGCAACTGAGGTTGAACAAGAACCTTAACCGCAGGAATCAGGGTATAACCGTGATTATAATATAA